From a region of the Agrobacterium larrymoorei genome:
- a CDS encoding acyl-CoA dehydrogenase family protein: MILNESQQQIKEMARAFAQERLLPGAAERDRTSRFPKDELGEMGALGFLGMLVPEEFGGSDTGAVAYALALEEIAAGDGPCSTIMSVHNSVGCVPILKFGTDEQKVRFLPKLSSGEWIGGFALTEPQAGSDASNLKTRARRDGDHYVINGAKQFITSGKTGNVIIVFAATDPEAGKKGITAFIVPTETPGYEVVRVEEKLGLHSSDTCQIAFNEMRIPAELRLGEEGEGYRIALANLEGGRIGIAAQAVGMAQAAFDAARHYAGERTAFGKAIFDHQAVAFRLADMATRIEAARQLVLHAASLKETGEPCLKQASMAKLFASEMAERVCSDAIQIHGGYGYMADYPVERIYRDVRICQIYEGTSDVQRMVIARNL, translated from the coding sequence ATGATACTGAACGAATCCCAGCAGCAGATCAAAGAAATGGCCCGTGCCTTCGCGCAGGAGCGCCTTTTGCCCGGGGCAGCGGAGCGCGACAGAACCAGCCGCTTTCCCAAGGATGAACTTGGCGAAATGGGCGCGCTCGGCTTTCTCGGCATGCTGGTGCCGGAGGAGTTTGGTGGTTCGGATACCGGTGCCGTGGCCTATGCTTTGGCGCTGGAGGAGATTGCCGCGGGGGATGGCCCCTGTTCGACCATCATGAGCGTGCACAATTCAGTCGGTTGCGTTCCCATCCTGAAATTCGGCACGGATGAGCAGAAGGTACGGTTTCTGCCGAAACTTAGTTCTGGAGAATGGATCGGCGGCTTTGCACTCACCGAACCGCAGGCAGGATCGGACGCCTCCAACCTGAAAACCCGCGCGCGTCGGGATGGTGACCATTACGTCATCAATGGCGCGAAGCAATTCATCACATCCGGCAAGACCGGTAACGTCATCATCGTCTTCGCCGCTACCGATCCTGAGGCCGGCAAGAAAGGCATCACTGCCTTCATCGTTCCCACCGAAACGCCGGGCTATGAGGTCGTGCGCGTGGAAGAAAAGCTGGGGCTGCATTCATCCGATACCTGCCAGATTGCCTTCAACGAGATGCGTATTCCTGCCGAGCTGAGGCTTGGCGAAGAAGGCGAGGGATACCGTATCGCGCTTGCCAATCTCGAAGGCGGGCGCATCGGCATTGCCGCGCAGGCAGTCGGCATGGCGCAGGCGGCCTTCGACGCGGCGAGGCACTATGCGGGGGAGAGAACCGCCTTTGGCAAGGCGATCTTCGATCATCAGGCCGTTGCCTTTCGCCTGGCCGATATGGCAACGCGGATAGAGGCCGCGCGGCAATTGGTGCTGCATGCTGCTTCCCTCAAGGAAACGGGCGAGCCATGTCTCAAACAGGCCTCCATGGCAAAGCTCTTTGCCTCTGAAATGGCGGAGCGTGTCTGTTCCGATGCCATCCAGATACACGGAGGCTACGGCTACATGGCCGATTACCCGGTGGAGCGCATCTACCGCGATGTACGCATCTGCCAGATTTACGAGGGGACGAGCGACGTACAGCGCATGGTCATCGCGCGCAATTTGTAA
- a CDS encoding alpha-ketoacid dehydrogenase subunit beta, with the protein MTRMTMIEAVRSAMDVSMGRDDDVVVFGEDVGYFGGVFRATQGLQSKYGRTRCFDAPISESGIVGTAIGMAAYGLRPCIEIQFADYMYPAYDQITQEAARIRYRSNGDFTCPIVIRMPTGGGIFGGQTHSQSPEALFTHVCGLKVVVPSNPYDAKGLLIASIEDPDPVMFLEPKRLYNGPFDGHHDRPVIPWSKHDLGEVPEDHYVIPLGKAEIRRPGSQVTVIAYGTMVHVALAAAEETGIDAEVIDLRSLLPLDLDTIVQSVAKTGRCVMVHEATLTSGFGAEVVSLVQEHCFYHLEAPVVRVAGWDTPYPHAQEWDYFPGPARVGRALIDVMEA; encoded by the coding sequence ATGACCAGAATGACGATGATCGAGGCTGTCCGCAGCGCCATGGATGTGTCCATGGGCCGTGATGACGATGTCGTGGTGTTTGGCGAGGATGTCGGTTATTTCGGCGGTGTCTTCCGTGCCACGCAAGGTCTTCAATCTAAATATGGAAGAACGCGCTGTTTCGATGCGCCCATCAGCGAATCCGGCATCGTCGGCACCGCCATCGGCATGGCGGCCTATGGGCTGCGGCCCTGCATCGAAATCCAGTTCGCCGATTACATGTATCCGGCCTACGACCAGATAACCCAGGAAGCGGCACGTATCCGCTATCGCTCCAATGGGGATTTCACCTGCCCCATCGTCATCCGCATGCCGACGGGCGGGGGCATTTTCGGCGGGCAGACCCATAGCCAAAGCCCCGAGGCGCTGTTTACCCATGTCTGTGGCTTGAAGGTGGTGGTGCCCTCCAACCCCTATGATGCCAAGGGACTGCTGATCGCTTCGATAGAGGATCCCGATCCCGTCATGTTCCTTGAACCGAAGCGGCTATATAACGGGCCGTTCGATGGGCATCATGACCGCCCGGTTATTCCGTGGTCGAAGCATGATCTGGGCGAGGTGCCTGAAGACCATTATGTCATTCCGCTGGGAAAAGCCGAAATAAGGCGTCCGGGTAGCCAAGTAACAGTCATCGCCTATGGCACGATGGTTCACGTCGCCCTTGCCGCAGCAGAAGAAACCGGCATCGACGCCGAAGTGATCGACCTGCGCAGCCTTCTGCCACTGGATCTGGACACCATCGTCCAGTCGGTCGCCAAAACAGGGCGCTGCGTGATGGTGCATGAGGCGACCTTGACCTCCGGCTTCGGCGCCGAAGTCGTGTCGCTGGTGCAGGAGCATTGCTTCTATCATCTGGAGGCCCCGGTGGTCCGCGTTGCCGGGTGGGATACGCCTTATCCGCATGCGCAGGAGTGGGATTATTTCCCCGGCCCGGCCCGTGTCGGGCGCGCATTGATAGATGTGATGGAGGCCTGA
- a CDS encoding Lrp/AsnC family transcriptional regulator yields MELDDFDRKILNVLADDGRVSWRDLAARIGLSFSSTLRRVRKLEEEGIIRGYTAVFDENRLLGNMGVFISVTLERQIKDALTTFEHSVASIPEVVGGYQTSGSSDYLIHAMVRDLPHYQQLLDFLTTVPGVARIQTNFATKTFVRRSAAFTGPA; encoded by the coding sequence ATGGAACTTGACGATTTCGACCGCAAGATTTTGAACGTTCTGGCAGATGACGGACGCGTCAGCTGGCGCGATCTGGCTGCGCGGATAGGCCTGTCCTTTTCTTCAACGCTACGGCGCGTGCGCAAGCTGGAGGAGGAGGGAATCATTCGCGGCTATACCGCCGTCTTCGATGAAAACCGTCTTCTCGGAAACATGGGCGTCTTCATTTCCGTGACGCTGGAGCGGCAGATCAAGGACGCCTTGACCACATTCGAGCACAGCGTTGCGTCCATTCCTGAAGTGGTTGGCGGTTATCAGACCAGCGGCAGCTCGGACTACCTGATCCACGCCATGGTGCGGGATCTGCCACATTATCAGCAGCTTCTCGATTTCCTGACGACGGTTCCCGGCGTGGCCCGCATTCAGACGAATTTCGCCACCAAGACCTTCGTGAGAAGGTCTGCCGCCTTTACCGGACCGGCTTGA
- a CDS encoding glycosyltransferase, giving the protein MRICIVAQTFAPQEEGGAEIVARMCAAELSRHHDVFVLSLGMEGDSLAPPGETIGTDGIRVVRVRWHNSYLPGPRKPAVGKVGKLAWHLRAAWGATSSAELKDIFIREKVDLVYAHNSARMQPALFEATRALNIPLCMHLHDYALLCPKSSMFRASGNCDEPCLECRVLTSRLKSDGDGVTVISVSEALKQRFLRNGMLDKADWHVLINANRSEKLFHAPLIGRETGASEKFTFGYLGALAEEKGVEDLIRAFVNMPQRGEAKLIVAGRGREDYVHHLHTLAKDALVSFLGFVPPEEVYKVADVIVVPSRWHEPQSLILMEAATYGLPVIGTERGGTPEILRDLQTGWCYDPDRPGALEDLLAKALSVGHENWWPQRDINFPGIRHFPGTSEASHYYGRLNDILVEAQSNVRLRTGFALSNI; this is encoded by the coding sequence ATGCGGATCTGTATCGTAGCTCAGACATTCGCACCTCAGGAGGAAGGCGGCGCGGAGATCGTGGCGCGCATGTGCGCGGCGGAACTGTCGCGCCATCACGACGTCTTTGTTCTTTCACTCGGCATGGAGGGCGACAGCCTCGCCCCTCCCGGCGAAACCATCGGTACAGATGGAATCCGTGTGGTTCGGGTACGCTGGCACAATAGTTACCTCCCGGGGCCCAGAAAGCCCGCTGTCGGCAAGGTAGGAAAGTTGGCCTGGCATCTGCGCGCCGCATGGGGTGCGACGTCCTCAGCCGAACTCAAGGATATATTCATCCGCGAGAAGGTGGATTTGGTTTATGCGCATAATTCGGCGCGGATGCAGCCTGCACTTTTCGAGGCGACCCGCGCGCTGAACATTCCGCTCTGTATGCATCTGCATGATTACGCTCTGCTTTGTCCCAAATCGAGCATGTTCCGCGCCAGTGGCAATTGCGACGAGCCCTGCCTGGAATGCCGCGTCCTGACCTCCCGTTTGAAATCGGATGGCGATGGCGTGACGGTCATTTCCGTGAGCGAGGCGCTAAAGCAGCGTTTTCTGCGCAACGGCATGTTGGATAAAGCGGATTGGCATGTGCTGATCAACGCGAACCGAAGCGAGAAGCTGTTTCACGCGCCGCTGATCGGCAGGGAAACCGGTGCAAGCGAGAAATTCACCTTCGGCTATCTCGGCGCGCTTGCCGAGGAAAAGGGCGTCGAGGATCTGATCCGCGCTTTCGTGAACATGCCGCAACGGGGCGAGGCAAAGCTCATTGTTGCCGGGCGTGGTCGCGAAGACTATGTGCACCATCTCCACACGCTTGCAAAAGATGCGCTGGTTTCGTTCCTCGGTTTCGTGCCGCCGGAAGAGGTTTACAAGGTCGCAGATGTGATCGTGGTGCCATCCCGCTGGCACGAGCCGCAGAGCCTCATTCTGATGGAGGCCGCTACATATGGCCTACCGGTCATCGGCACGGAGCGCGGCGGAACGCCGGAAATATTGAGGGATCTGCAAACCGGCTGGTGCTACGATCCAGACAGGCCGGGTGCGTTGGAAGACCTGCTTGCCAAGGCATTATCGGTCGGTCACGAGAATTGGTGGCCGCAGCGGGATATCAATTTTCCGGGCATCCGTCATTTCCCCGGCACCTCGGAAGCGTCGCACTATTATGGGCGGCTGAACGATATTCTGGTGGAGGCTCAAAGCAACGTCAGGCTGCGTACAGGCTTTGCTCTTTCAAATATTTGA
- a CDS encoding glycosyltransferase family 4 protein: MSVFINGRFLTQKTSGVQRFAREIITALDKRLSEDKTSESWTLLTPESNADILPLSTIRQQKIGSRSGHLWEHTDLYRAAKSGKLVNLCNSGPVLHGRSLTVIHDAMIFRTPENFSWKYRLAHSTLGYLLARRGKIATVSAFSRSELEATIGARDVLVIPNSCEHMAKIGADASVLSRLELEREKYLLFVGSPTPNKNIRKAIEAIRMMGERAPKFVVVGAAASSVFQANGEAEQGSDRVIFTGRLSDEEIVALYANAGALLFPSLYEGFGIPPLEAMFLGCPVLSSDIPPTREVCGDAAIYFDPTKAEDMVRAINAIMNDPDRRTEMIELGHARGQKFSWDGSAEKLLDATSRL, encoded by the coding sequence ATGAGTGTTTTCATCAATGGCCGTTTTCTCACGCAAAAAACCAGTGGCGTGCAACGCTTCGCCCGGGAAATCATCACCGCGCTCGATAAGCGGCTGTCCGAGGACAAAACGTCGGAAAGCTGGACACTGCTGACCCCGGAAAGCAATGCGGACATCCTTCCGCTTTCCACCATCCGTCAGCAAAAAATCGGTAGCCGTTCCGGCCACCTATGGGAGCATACCGATCTCTACAGAGCGGCCAAATCCGGCAAACTGGTCAATCTGTGCAACAGCGGACCTGTTCTTCATGGACGCAGCCTGACTGTTATCCACGATGCCATGATCTTTCGCACGCCTGAAAATTTCTCTTGGAAATACAGGCTCGCTCACAGCACTCTCGGCTATCTTCTTGCCCGGCGCGGAAAGATCGCCACGGTTTCGGCTTTCTCCAGATCCGAGCTTGAGGCGACGATCGGCGCGCGGGATGTTTTGGTCATTCCCAACAGCTGCGAGCATATGGCGAAGATCGGGGCGGATGCTTCGGTGCTATCGAGACTGGAACTCGAGCGCGAAAAATATCTGCTTTTCGTCGGCTCTCCAACGCCGAATAAGAATATCCGCAAGGCTATCGAAGCCATTCGAATGATGGGCGAGCGCGCGCCGAAATTCGTTGTCGTCGGTGCCGCGGCATCCAGCGTGTTTCAGGCAAATGGTGAGGCTGAACAGGGTTCGGACCGCGTGATCTTCACCGGACGTCTGTCCGACGAAGAGATCGTGGCGCTTTACGCCAATGCTGGCGCGCTCTTATTCCCCAGCCTGTATGAAGGTTTCGGAATTCCGCCGCTCGAAGCCATGTTTCTCGGGTGCCCGGTTTTGTCGTCGGATATTCCTCCCACGCGCGAGGTCTGCGGAGATGCGGCGATCTATTTCGATCCGACGAAGGCGGAAGACATGGTGCGGGCAATCAATGCCATTATGAACGATCCGGACCGCCGCACCGAAATGATCGAACTTGGCCATGCGCGTGGACAAAAATTCTCATGGGATGGCAGTGCGGAAAAGCTTCTGGATGCGACCTCAAGGCTTTGA
- a CDS encoding dihydrolipoamide acetyltransferase family protein — protein MAEFVLKMPDVGEGVAEAELVEWHVKPGDPVREDMVLAAVMTDKATVEIPSPVAGIVTWVAADIGDTVAVKAPLVRIETEVDAAEAKVAEPETQPLKPPEIKAAKPQPQSPPSKTKPADAAPPSSAVAPSAQKPLASPAVRRRAQEAGIDLRQLRGTGPAGRVTHEDLDGFSPSGSENRPSSSLQRRTTIEEVKITGLRRKIAEKMALSVSRIPHITYVEEVDVSDLEDLRATMNAGRKPDQPKLTILPFLMRALVKTVGEQPAMNATFDDDAGVVKRYGAVHIGIAAQTPAGLVVPVVRHAEARGIWDCAGEVARVSDAARNGSAQREELSGSTITISSLGALGGIASTPVINHPEVAIIGVNKIAVRPVWDGNQFIPRKMMNLSSSFDHRVVDGFDAATFIQRIKALLETPALIFIES, from the coding sequence ATGGCGGAATTCGTTTTGAAAATGCCGGATGTCGGAGAAGGCGTTGCCGAGGCCGAACTGGTGGAATGGCACGTAAAACCCGGTGATCCCGTGCGCGAAGACATGGTTCTCGCTGCCGTAATGACGGATAAGGCAACCGTGGAAATCCCGTCTCCCGTCGCGGGCATCGTAACCTGGGTTGCCGCCGATATTGGTGACACGGTGGCGGTGAAGGCACCTTTGGTGAGGATCGAAACGGAAGTCGATGCCGCGGAGGCGAAGGTGGCTGAGCCGGAGACGCAGCCGTTAAAGCCCCCAGAGATCAAGGCGGCTAAACCGCAGCCTCAGTCACCTCCATCCAAGACGAAACCCGCCGATGCAGCGCCACCTTCTTCGGCGGTGGCTCCATCCGCCCAAAAGCCACTGGCGTCCCCGGCAGTGCGCCGCAGGGCGCAGGAAGCAGGGATCGATCTGCGCCAGCTTCGGGGCACCGGCCCCGCCGGTCGTGTTACGCATGAAGATCTGGATGGCTTCAGCCCCTCCGGTTCGGAAAACAGGCCATCCTCATCTTTGCAGAGAAGGACGACTATCGAAGAGGTCAAGATCACCGGCCTTCGGCGCAAGATCGCGGAGAAGATGGCGCTTTCCGTGTCCCGCATTCCTCACATTACCTATGTCGAAGAGGTGGATGTCAGCGATCTCGAAGATCTGCGCGCAACGATGAATGCAGGCAGGAAACCGGATCAGCCGAAGCTGACTATCCTGCCGTTTCTCATGCGTGCGCTGGTGAAAACGGTGGGTGAGCAGCCTGCGATGAATGCGACGTTCGATGACGATGCGGGAGTGGTTAAGCGCTACGGCGCGGTCCATATCGGCATCGCGGCACAGACGCCTGCCGGGCTGGTCGTTCCCGTGGTGCGGCATGCGGAAGCACGCGGCATATGGGATTGCGCTGGCGAAGTTGCGCGCGTTTCCGACGCGGCCCGCAATGGCAGCGCGCAGCGCGAGGAACTGTCCGGCTCCACCATTACCATCAGCTCGCTCGGCGCATTGGGCGGCATTGCCTCCACGCCTGTCATCAACCACCCGGAAGTGGCAATCATCGGGGTGAACAAGATCGCCGTGCGGCCGGTCTGGGATGGCAACCAGTTCATCCCTCGCAAGATGATGAACCTGTCCTCCAGCTTCGATCACCGTGTTGTCGACGGTTTCGATGCTGCAACCTTCATTCAGCGGATCAAGGCGTTGCTGGAAACGCCTGCGCTGATCTTCATCGAAAGCTGA
- a CDS encoding 3-methyl-2-oxobutanoate dehydrogenase (2-methylpropanoyl-transferring) subunit alpha produces the protein MTDNQPLSLHVPEPAVRPGGQPDFSNVKIPAAGTVPKPDVDAAPETMRDLAYSIIRVLNRNSEAVGPWAGSLSDEDLLVGLRNMMRLRAFDARMLMAQRQGKTSFYMQHLGEEAVSCAFRKALQKGDMNFPTYRQAGLLISDDYPLVTMMNQIFSNEKDPLHGRQMPVLHSSKEHGFFTVSGNLATQYVQAVGWAMASAIKGDTKIAAAWIGDGSTAESDFHSALVFASTYKAPVVLNIVNNQWAISTFQGIARGGSGTFAARGLGFGIPALRVDGNDYLAVHAVAKWAAERARRNLGPTLVEYVTYRAGAHSTSDDPSAYRPKAESEAWPLGDPILRLKNHLILRGFWSEDRHNQAEAEIMDEVIEAQKEAESHGTLHAGGKPSVRDIFEGVYAEMPPHIRRQRQKAGY, from the coding sequence ATGACGGACAATCAACCTTTGAGCCTGCATGTGCCGGAACCCGCCGTGCGCCCCGGCGGCCAGCCGGATTTCTCCAATGTGAAAATTCCCGCTGCCGGAACGGTGCCGAAGCCGGATGTGGATGCAGCGCCGGAAACGATGCGGGATCTGGCCTATTCGATCATCCGCGTTCTGAACCGTAATAGTGAGGCTGTCGGTCCATGGGCCGGTTCGCTGAGCGATGAGGATTTGCTGGTGGGCTTGCGCAACATGATGCGGCTTCGCGCTTTCGATGCCCGCATGCTGATGGCGCAGCGGCAGGGCAAGACTTCTTTCTATATGCAGCATCTGGGTGAAGAGGCCGTAAGCTGCGCGTTTCGCAAGGCGCTGCAAAAGGGAGACATGAACTTCCCAACCTACCGGCAGGCCGGATTGCTCATCTCGGATGATTACCCGCTCGTCACGATGATGAACCAGATATTCTCCAACGAGAAAGACCCGCTGCATGGTCGGCAGATGCCGGTTCTTCATTCTTCCAAGGAACATGGTTTTTTCACCGTTTCGGGCAATCTCGCGACGCAATACGTGCAGGCTGTCGGCTGGGCCATGGCATCCGCCATCAAGGGCGACACAAAGATCGCTGCCGCGTGGATCGGTGATGGTTCCACAGCGGAATCGGACTTCCATTCCGCACTGGTATTCGCCTCCACTTACAAAGCGCCCGTGGTGTTGAATATCGTCAATAATCAATGGGCCATCTCCACCTTTCAGGGCATTGCCCGCGGTGGTTCGGGCACCTTTGCGGCGCGTGGGCTCGGCTTCGGCATTCCCGCGCTGCGCGTCGATGGCAATGATTATCTGGCCGTTCATGCCGTGGCGAAATGGGCGGCGGAGCGTGCGCGGCGCAATCTGGGCCCGACGCTTGTCGAATACGTGACGTATCGTGCGGGCGCGCACTCCACTTCCGATGACCCGAGCGCCTATCGCCCAAAGGCTGAATCCGAAGCTTGGCCGCTTGGCGACCCTATCCTGCGCCTGAAGAACCATCTGATCCTGCGCGGTTTCTGGTCCGAAGACCGGCACAATCAGGCTGAGGCGGAGATCATGGATGAGGTGATCGAAGCGCAGAAGGAAGCGGAAAGCCACGGCACGCTGCATGCCGGTGGCAAGCCATCCGTGCGTGATATTTTCGAGGGCGTCTACGCGGAAATGCCGCCGCATATCCGCCGCCAGCGCCAGAAGGCGGGGTACTGA
- a CDS encoding glycosyltransferase family 4 protein translates to MRVLHVYETIPGGPATYFNETVPAQIEKYGAENVRVIVPASHLSHIKNTPSSCIATFKRKRRYRSLPALARAVVAEVKSFRPDVVHAHSTFAGVIVRSIGAVSKGFPPIVYCPHGWVFDMQTLGPFRLPAQWVERLLAPFCRKIVAISHHEYQRGLSAGIDARRMIVIENGISANKPLAVPVEWNDPRTKVLFIGRLDRQKGVDILLKAAEGLEDHAVFKVIGAHVTTKNTMSSTVPDNVELCGWKSPEEIAGYLSACDVVVMPSRWEGFGLVALEAMRSEKAVIASAVGGLQSVVKHGETGLLFPAEDHQALRQAILSHDKPGWAQMGAAGYQRFMAHYRSDRTNAELMSLYDEVSSKAQVRARVLA, encoded by the coding sequence ATGAGGGTTCTGCACGTCTATGAAACGATCCCGGGGGGACCTGCGACCTATTTCAATGAAACGGTGCCGGCCCAGATCGAAAAATACGGCGCGGAAAACGTAAGGGTCATCGTTCCGGCCAGCCACCTGTCCCATATCAAGAATACGCCGTCATCCTGTATCGCCACCTTCAAGCGGAAGCGTCGATATCGCTCGCTGCCAGCCCTCGCGCGCGCAGTGGTGGCTGAGGTGAAGTCTTTCAGGCCGGATGTCGTGCATGCGCATTCCACCTTTGCAGGTGTCATCGTTCGAAGCATTGGTGCGGTTTCAAAAGGCTTTCCGCCCATCGTCTACTGCCCGCATGGCTGGGTGTTCGACATGCAGACACTCGGTCCATTTCGCCTACCCGCGCAGTGGGTGGAGCGCCTGCTTGCGCCATTCTGCCGGAAGATCGTCGCGATCTCACATCATGAATATCAACGCGGGCTCTCTGCGGGTATCGATGCCCGGCGGATGATCGTGATCGAAAACGGAATTTCCGCAAACAAACCCCTGGCTGTTCCTGTCGAATGGAACGATCCCCGCACCAAGGTTCTCTTCATCGGTCGGCTGGACCGGCAGAAGGGCGTCGATATCCTTTTAAAGGCTGCGGAAGGACTTGAGGACCATGCAGTCTTCAAGGTGATCGGCGCTCATGTGACGACCAAGAACACTATGAGCAGCACCGTGCCTGACAATGTCGAGCTTTGTGGCTGGAAGTCTCCTGAAGAAATTGCCGGTTATCTATCCGCCTGCGACGTGGTGGTCATGCCTTCGCGTTGGGAAGGGTTTGGCCTCGTCGCACTGGAGGCCATGCGCTCGGAAAAGGCGGTAATTGCGTCTGCCGTTGGCGGGCTTCAGTCTGTGGTGAAGCATGGGGAGACAGGCCTGCTCTTTCCGGCGGAAGACCATCAGGCATTGCGCCAGGCAATTCTTTCGCACGACAAACCCGGCTGGGCACAAATGGGTGCGGCGGGATATCAGCGGTTCATGGCGCATTATCGCAGTGACAGGACCAATGCGGAGCTCATGTCGCTCTATGACGAGGTGAGCAGCAAGGCCCAGGTAAGGGCAAGAGTTCTTGCATGA
- a CDS encoding alpha/beta fold hydrolase, translated as MNAGFALAGMRDVVEQPSADYPVTFAGTTGLYRPADALPEHGHPSVAVLFVSSWGFEELCARKFWRLLAERLSRQGLPSLRFDYPGTGDALDPTDFTRGADVWLDSIHAAAAKLKELSGVEHVILIGHGLGGALAWKAAETIPHVAGLALAAPALSGRNWLREFVAMSRIANQGALQHANVSSGPAMGEQIIPESVATGLRGVNISAASKAPAPEVFLLRQENRPADELFAQHLSQLGVSLRSEVFEGYDRFIRDVLFSVPPFEAINALVNWSSGIASSLQPANEPKPRVWKGVPCPEPLQGEGFRERPVRFGDSNRLYGMICEPTCERKGATVLVLPTGYERMSGWGRITARLCRELARNGIASLRLDMANIADSPPAVGAPEQIIYNDSQLRDVNAAMDFLEKEKLFPVVVTGRCSGGWAAFKSAVNDPRFSGVVPVNVFDFYIPADADVEALLVSSRQPLASYGAKLMSGGFWKRVLSGDVRIRNGVVNLWAMIVAKTISVLTPVMVKHPYLSKRFHALSLDFRKIVANDTQMTVVYTEGDIGAAMLETNFGPRGRLLTGQYGNPSLVFIEGADHNLTTAEARHAWSDEVKKIALQFKPVR; from the coding sequence ATGAACGCCGGTTTTGCCCTGGCAGGTATGCGTGATGTGGTTGAGCAGCCTTCTGCCGACTACCCGGTTACGTTTGCGGGCACGACCGGGCTTTATCGACCGGCGGATGCTCTACCGGAGCATGGGCATCCGTCCGTAGCCGTTCTCTTCGTAAGCTCCTGGGGTTTCGAAGAGCTTTGCGCGCGCAAGTTCTGGCGTCTGCTGGCGGAACGGCTCTCCCGCCAAGGCTTGCCCAGCCTGCGATTCGATTATCCCGGCACTGGCGATGCTCTCGATCCGACGGATTTCACGCGGGGCGCCGATGTGTGGCTGGATAGTATTCATGCCGCTGCCGCTAAGCTTAAAGAGCTCTCCGGTGTCGAACACGTTATCCTGATTGGCCATGGTCTCGGCGGGGCCTTGGCCTGGAAGGCGGCGGAAACAATACCGCATGTTGCCGGTCTTGCTCTGGCAGCCCCCGCGCTATCGGGCAGAAACTGGTTGCGAGAGTTCGTGGCAATGAGCCGCATCGCCAATCAGGGCGCCTTGCAGCACGCGAATGTTTCCAGTGGCCCGGCCATGGGTGAGCAGATTATTCCAGAGAGCGTTGCGACCGGGCTTCGCGGCGTCAATATTTCCGCAGCATCGAAAGCTCCCGCACCTGAAGTCTTTCTGTTGCGGCAGGAAAACCGCCCGGCAGACGAGCTTTTCGCGCAGCATCTTTCGCAACTTGGCGTATCGCTGCGCTCGGAAGTTTTTGAAGGATATGACCGTTTCATCCGCGACGTGCTGTTTTCGGTTCCGCCTTTTGAAGCGATCAACGCTCTCGTAAACTGGTCCTCCGGCATCGCGTCTTCTCTTCAACCGGCCAATGAACCAAAGCCGCGGGTCTGGAAGGGCGTACCCTGTCCGGAACCGCTTCAGGGAGAAGGGTTTCGCGAGCGTCCCGTTCGGTTCGGTGACAGCAATCGTCTCTATGGCATGATTTGCGAGCCGACATGTGAGCGCAAAGGCGCGACCGTTCTGGTTCTGCCCACGGGATATGAGCGCATGTCCGGCTGGGGCCGGATAACCGCGCGGCTGTGCAGGGAGCTTGCCAGAAACGGTATCGCATCGCTCCGGCTCGATATGGCCAATATCGCCGACAGCCCGCCCGCCGTTGGTGCACCGGAACAGATCATCTACAACGACAGCCAGTTGCGCGACGTAAACGCCGCCATGGATTTTCTCGAGAAGGAAAAACTGTTTCCGGTTGTCGTGACGGGCCGCTGCAGCGGTGGTTGGGCCGCGTTCAAGAGCGCGGTCAACGATCCGCGTTTCAGTGGCGTCGTTCCGGTGAATGTCTTCGACTTCTACATTCCTGCCGATGCGGATGTGGAGGCACTACTCGTATCATCGCGCCAGCCGCTGGCCAGCTATGGTGCGAAGCTGATGAGCGGCGGTTTCTGGAAGCGCGTGCTGAGCGGCGATGTCCGCATCAGGAACGGCGTCGTCAATCTCTGGGCGATGATCGTTGCCAAGACGATTTCGGTCTTGACCCCGGTCATGGTGAAGCATCCCTATCTTTCAAAACGCTTCCACGCGCTTTCGCTGGATTTTCGCAAGATCGTCGCCAACGATACGCAGATGACCGTGGTCTATACCGAAGGCGACATCGGTGCGGCCATGCTGGAAACGAACTTCGGCCCGCGCGGACGGCTGTTGACCGGGCAATATGGCAATCCCAGCCTCGTCTTCATCGAGGGTGCCGACCACAATCTGACAACGGCGGAAGCCCGCCACGCATGGTCGGACGAGGTGAAGAAAATAGCGCTTCAGTTCAAGCCGGTCCGGTAA